The following coding sequences lie in one Oncorhynchus kisutch isolate 150728-3 linkage group LG17, Okis_V2, whole genome shotgun sequence genomic window:
- the LOC116354358 gene encoding potassium voltage-gated channel subfamily D member 1-like produces the protein MAAGVATWMPFARAAAVGWLPLAQKTMPKPPVDKKSRSDEILFVNVSGLRFQTWKNTLDRYPDTLLGSSEKEFFYNEETQEYFFDRDPEMFRHILNFFRTGKLHYPRHECIQAFEEELAFYGIIPEIIGDCCMEEYRDRKKENQERLAEDTEAENAGDAPLPPDATLRERLWRAFENPHTSTMALVFYYVTGFFIAVSVIANVVETVPCRPIKGSIKDLPCGEKFSVAFSCLDTACVLIFSFEYLMRLYAAPSRCDFARSVMSVIDVVAILPFYIGLVMPENEEVSGAFVTLRVFRVFRIFKFSRHSQGLRILGCTLQACASELGFLLFSLTMAVIIFATVMFYAEKGTKGTTFSSIPASFWYTIVTMTTLG, from the coding sequence ATGGCTGCTGGAGTTGCAACATGGATGCCCTTTGCTCGGGCAGCAGCCGTAGGCTGGCTACCACTGGCCCAAAAGACCATGCCCAAGCCTCCTGTGGACAAAAAGAGTCGCAGTGATGAGATCTTGTTTGTAAATGTGAGTGGACTACGCTTTCAGACATGGAAGAACACCTTGGACCGTTACCCAGACACCCTTCTAGGCAGCTCAGAAAAGGAGTTTTTCTACAATGAGGAAACTCAGGAATATTTCTTTGACAGGGATCCAGAGATGTTCCGCCATATACTAAACTTTTTTCGAACAGGCAAGCTACATTACCCCCGACATGAATGCATTCAGGCTTTTGAGGAAGAGCTGGCTTTCTATGGCATAATACCGGAGATCATAGGTGACTGCTGTATGGAAGAGTACCGGGATCGCAAGAAGGAGAACCAGGAGCGTTTGGCTGAGGACACCGAGGCCGAGAATGCCGGAGACGCTCCCCTGCCCCCAGACGCCACATTACGAGAGAGGCTATGGAGGGCCTTTGAGAACCCTCACACAAGCACCATGGCCTTGGTTTTTTACTACGTCACTGGCTTCTTCATCGCTGTGTCTGTTATTGCCAACGTTGTGGAAACAGTTCCCTGCCGACCAATCAAAGGGAGTATAAAGGACCTGCCATGTGGTGAGAAGTTTTCAGTGGCCTTCTCTTGTTTGGACACGGCCTGTGTGCTTATCTTCTCCTTTGAGTACCTCATGAGACTGTATGCTGCCCCCAGCCGCTGTGATTTTGCGCGTTCGGTGATGAGCGTGATAGACGTGGTGGCCATCTTGCCCTTCTACATTGGCCTTGTCATGCCAGAGAATGAGGAAGTCAGTGGGGCCTTTGTCACCCTGCGAGTCTTCCGGGTGTTCCGTATCTTCAAGTTCTCCCGTCACTCTCAGGGCCTGCGTATCCTGGGCTGCACGCTGCAAGCCTGCGCCTCGGAGCTgggcttcctcctcttctccctcaccATGGCCGTCATCATCTTTGCCACCGTCATGTTCTACGCTGAGAAAGGCACCAAGGGAACCACGTTTTCCAGCATCCCTGCCTCCTTCTGGTACACCATCGTCACCATGACAACACTGGGGTAA